The Thermothelomyces thermophilus ATCC 42464 chromosome 7, complete sequence genome window below encodes:
- a CDS encoding histone H3-like protein: MARTKQTARKSTGGKAPRKQLASKAARKSAPSTGGVKKPHRYKPGTVALREIRRYQKSTELLIRKLPFQRLVREIAQDFKSDLRFQSSAIGALQESVESYLVSLFEDTNLCAIHAKRVTIQSKDIQLARRLRGERN; encoded by the exons ATGGCTCGCACTAAGCAGACCGCTCGCAAGTCCACCGGTGGCAAGGCCCCGCGTAAGCAGCTCGCTTCCAAGGCCGCCCGCAAGTCGGCTCCGTCGACCGGCGGTGTCAAGAAGCCTCACCGCTACAAGCCCGGTACCGTCGCTCTTCGTGAGATTCGTCGCTACCAGAAGTCGACTGAGCTGCTCATCCGCAAGCTCCCCTTCCAGCGTCTG GTCCGTGAAATTGCCCAGGACTTCAAGTCGGATCTCCGCTTCCAGAGCTCGGCCATCGGTGCCCTTCAGGAGTCGGTCGAGTCTTACCTCGTCTCCCTCTTCGAGGATACCAACCTCTGCGCCATCCACGCCAAGCGTGTCACTATCCAATCC AAGGATATCCAGCTCGCTCGTCGCCTCCGTGGTGAGCGCAACTAA
- a CDS encoding H4-like protein, which produces GKGGAKRHRKILRDNIQGITKPAIRRLARRGGVKRISAMIYEETRGVLKSFLEGVIRDAVTYTEHAKRKTVTSLDVVYALKRQGRTLYGFGG; this is translated from the exons GGCAAGGGCGGCGCCAAGCGCCACCGTAAGATTCTCCGCGACAACATTCAGGGCATCACCAAGCCCGCCATCCGCCGTCTGGCGCGTCGTGGCGGTGTCAAGCGTATCTCTGCCA TGATCTACGAGGAGACCCGCGGTGTCCTCAAGTCCTTCCTCGAGGGTGTCATCCGTGACGCCGTCACCTACACCGAGCACGCCAAGCGCAAGACGGTCACGTCGCTCGACGTCGTCTACGCCCTCAAGCGGCAAGGCCGCACCCTCTACGGCTTCGGCGGCTAA
- a CDS encoding MFS sugar transporter-like protein, whose translation MAFKRFQNPTAEHGTPAKPEPPSAATIAAEQKITAIALFLGAVASIGGFMFGYVSGQISGFFDMEDYGRRFGEYNPDTGAYDFSAPRQGAIVGLLPAGCLFGSLIAGNIADSLGRRMAISVSALFCCVGNIIEISSKSVWAQFAVGRLVTGLGIGSLSVAVPMYQSESSPAILRGVLISTYQLFITLGIWTAEMVNYGTHNMTNSASWRIPNGLSFLWSLILGGGILLLPESPRFAYRKGREDEARRTIARLAGLDTDAPSVNQQIDDIRTKLEEERAGAATSWYEIFTGPRMFYRTLLGITLQVSVLDARLLAKGKVTNKLGRPDNNSPVPTSSSTTGPPSSGPRALATAT comes from the exons ATGGCATTTAAACGCTTCCAAAACCCAACGGCCGAGCATGGCACACCAGCGAAGCCAGagccgccgtcggcggccaCCATAGCTGCCGAGCAGAAAATCACGGCCATTGCCCTGTTCCTCGGCGCTGTGGCCAGTATTGGTGGCTTCATGTTTGGTTATGTCAG CGGTCAGATCTCGGGCTTTTTCGACATGGAGGACTACGGCCGCCGCTTCGGAGAGTACAACCCTGACACGGGAGCCTATGACTTCAGCGCCCCTCGCCAGGGTGCCATTGTCGGCCTCCTCCCCGCTGGCTGCCTCTTCGGCTCTTTGATCGCCGGCAACATTGCCGATAGTCTTGGTCGCCGCATGGCCATTTCGGTGTCCGCTCTGTTTTGCTGTGTCGGCAACATCATTGAAATCTCGTCCAAGTCTGTCTGGGCCCAGTTTGCTGTCGGCCGCCTCGTCACTGGCCTCGGCATCGGCTCGCTCTCGGTTGCGGTCCCCATGTACCAGTCCGAGTCCAGCCCTGCCATTCTCAGAGGCGTCCTTATCTCTACCTATCAGCTCTTTATCACGCTCGGCATCTGGACCGCCGAGATGGTCAACTATGGAACTCACAATATGACGAATTCGGCATCCTGGCGCATTCCCAACGGCCTGTCGTTCCTCTGGTCGCTAATTCTGGGCGGCGGTATCCTTTTGCTGCCCGAGTCTCCTCGCTTCGCGTACCGCAAGGGCCGCGAAGACGAGGCCCGCCGCACCATCGCCCGCTTGGCCGGTCTGGATACCGACGCTCCCTCCGTCAACCAGCAGATTGACGACATTCGCACCAAgctcgaggaggagagggcTGGCGCGGCCACCAGCTGGTATGAGATCTTCACGGGCCCTCGCATGTTTTACCGGACTCTGCTGGGTATCACCTTGCAGGTTAGTGTTCTCGACGCCCGTCTCTTAGCCAAGGGAAAAGTCACTAACAAGCTTGGCAGGCCGGACAACAACTCACCGGTGCCAACTTCTTCTTCTACTACGGGACCACCATCTTCAGGGCCACGGGCCTTAGCGACAGCTACGTGA